The sequence GCTGCTTGTAGAGCACCTCCTGCAGCGTGGCGCCGCTCATGGCCCGCTGACCGGTGAGGCACTCCAGGAACGTGAGCCCCCAGGCATACAGGTCCGTGCGCTCGGTGACCAACTCGGAGCGCAGTTGCTCGGGCGCGGCATAGGCGGGCGTGCCCAGCACCTCCCGCGAGCGCGTGAGCGGGGCTGCGCCTCCCATCATGGCCTCCTGCGGCAGCGTGCCCAGCCCGAAGTCGAGCACCAGCGCGTTGCGCCGCACTCCCGTCATCGCCACCATGATGTTCTGCGGCTTGAGGTCCCGGTGGATAATGCCCAGCTTGTGTGCGGCCCCCAACGCGTCCAGCACCTGCAGCATCAGGTGCGTGGCCTCCTCGGCTGCTATCGGCCCCTGGGCCACCACCTCCGCCAGCGAGCGGCCCGGCACGTACTCGAAGACGGAGTAGAGCTGGTTGTCCGCCGTCACTCCCGAGTCGATGAGCCGGACGATGTGCGGGTGGTAGAGCCGGGCGCATAGCTGCATCTCGCGACGGAAGCGGGCCACATGGTGCTCGTCCTCCAAGTGCGCGGTCTTCAGCAGCTTGATGGCCACATCTTGATTCGTGGAGCGGTGCCGGGCCCGGTAGACCTGACCGAAGCCGCCCTCGCCCAGCGGGGAGAGAATCTCGTAGCGCTCCTGGAACACCGTCCCTGCAGCAATCGATGCCACCGCGGCCCTCCTTAGGAGGCCGCGATTCAATCCCACGATTGGCGGGACTGTCGAGTCAGTGCCGGGGCGGCGCCTGGAAGACGCGCAGCAGCAGCACGAGCGAGGGCACCACGGTCACCAGGCCCACGGCCAGCGCCACCATCAGCACGCGCAACACTCCGGGACTGGCCGCTGCGGACTGGACGGTGAGGTCCGGCACCACGAGGTACGGGTACTGTGACACGGCCCACCCCAGCACGATGAACCCCGCCTGCGCCGCCGCCGTCACACGGGCCAGCCGGAAGCGCCTGCGCCACAGCAGCGCGAACGTGGTCACCGCCGTCACCGCTGTGACTCCGTGCAACGCCAGCGCGGAGGGCGCGTGCAGCAGGCCCTCCCAGACACGGGAGGCTCCGTCCCTCGCGAACAGCAGCACGCCCAGCGCCGCGAGAAAGACCGCCACCCCCGAGGCCAGCGCCCGGCGCCGGAAGTCCTCGCGCAGCGGATCCGTGGTGGCCTCCGCCGTCAGGTACACGGCCGCGAGAAAGGCAAAGAGGCACAGCGCCAGCACGCCCACCGCCACGGCGAACGGCGTCAGCCACGAAGCGAAGAAGCCGCTCACCACCGCCCGGCCCTCCACGCGGATCTGCCCGCTCACCACCGCTCCCACGCACATGCCGAGCAGCAGCGGAGAGATGACACTGGCAATGCTGAACACCAGTCCCCAGCGCTTCTGCACCCGGTCTCCTCGCGCGTCGTAGGTGCGGAAGGTGAACGCGGTGCCCCGGAAGACAATGCCGAGCAGCAGCAGCGTCAACGGGACATGCAGCGCCACGGTGAGCGCCGCGAAGGCCCGAGGGAAACCGCCGAACAGCAGCACGAGCCCTACGATGAGCCAGACATGGTTCACCTCCCACACCGGGCCCAGCGCCTTGGCGATGAGCTCGCGCTGCTCCGCCTTGCGAGGCCCTGCGGCGAGCAGGTCCCACACCCCGCCGCCGAAGTCCGCTCCGCCGAAGAGCGAGTAAAGGACGAATGTCCCCGCCACCGCCCCCGCGAGGATGAGCTCAGTGGGCATCATCCGCCTCCCGGCCCGGCAGCGTCCCAGCCACCTGGCGCGCGAGCAGGAACGTCACCACCACGCCCAGGAAGAGGTACACGAGCGTGAAGGTCCAGAACGGCGCGGCCAGGTGTGGCACCGGCGTCACCGCCTCGGCCGTGCGCATCACCCCGTGGAGGATCCATGGCTGCCGTCCCCACTCGGTGACGAGCCAGCCCGCCTCCAGCGCCAGCAGCCCCAGCGGCGACGCCCACAGCCATGCCCGCATCATCCACCGGCTCGCAGGCCACTCGCGCTTGCGCCAGCGCAGCAGCAGCGTCACCACGGACAACAGGGCCATCGCGCTGCCCGCCCCCACCATCACCTGGAAGGACACGTGCACCTTCGCCACCGGAGGCCAGTCCTCTCGGGGGAACTCCTTCAAGCCCCTCACCTCGGCGTCCGGATCTCCGAACGCCAGGATGGACAGCCCCTTGGGGATATCCAACGCGTACGGCGTGGTGGCCGTCTCCACATCCGGCAGCCCGCCCAGCCGCAGCGGTGCACCCCGCTCCGTGTCGAAGTGTCCTTCCATCGCAGCCAGCTTCACCGGCTGCTCCTTCGCGGTGTGCTTCGCCAGGAAGTCTCCCACCAGCGGCTGCAGGAGCGCGGTGAGGCATGCCACCGGCAGCGCCACCGACAGCGCCTTGCGGTGGAACCCCGAGCCCGGGTGCTTGAGCAGCACGAAGGCGTGGATGCCCGCCATCGCGAAGGCGCTCGCTTGGTAGCACGAGATGAGCACGTGGACCGTCTGGTACTTCCACCCCGAGCTGAACATCGCCGCCAGCGGCTCGATGTTCATCGGCCCCACCGCTGTGGGCGTGAAGCCGGAAGGGTCGTTCATGAAGACGTTGACCAGCGTGACGAAGAAGGCGCTCGCCGCGCCGCTCAGCGCCACCATCACTCCCGAGAACAGGTGGAGCCCCGGAGATACCCGCTCCCGTCCATACAGGTAGATGCCCAGAAAGATGGCCTCGGTGAAGAAGGCCACGCCCTCCAATGCGAAGGGCAGCCCAATCACTTCACCGTATTGCCCCATGAACTCGGGCCAGAGCAGGCCCAGCTCGAACGAGAGCACCGTGCCGCTCACCGCCCCGACCGCGAACAGGATGGCCGTGCCCTTGGCCAACTTCTGGCTCAAAAGCCGGTAGTCCGCGTCGCCCGTGCGCCGCGCCTTCCAGTCGCTGATCACCATCAGCACCGGCAGCGCCACCCCCGCGGCGGCGAAGACGATGTGGAACGCCAGCGACAGCCCCATCTGGGCCCGCGCATAGAGCAGATCCGTCACGTGGATGAGTCTGCTTTATGCGCGATCTTTAAGCAATTAAAACAACTACTGAGCCTTCTGAGGCTCGGTGCGGTTTCTGGGCACGAGCGACTGGACCGAGTTCTTCGCGATGTTCGTGGCCAGCGCGGTGGCGAAGATGAGGATGAGCTTGCGGCCCAGTTCCACCGGCAGCGGCCGCTCCTCGGCGGAGGAGGCCACGCGGTCCGGGTGCTGCCACGCCCGCTCCAGGGCCTTCAGCCGGTGCCGCGCGAGGATCTGCTCGCGGTGGCGCGCACGCCAGATGGCCACGCCCACGCCGATGCCCGTCAGCACCGCCGCGGTGATGGCCACGCCGACAAGCAGGTCCTGGTGCCGCGTGGCCTGGTAGCGCACGTCCAGCACCCGCTCCCGGCGCCGCTCCAGTTCCTCCAGCGTCAGCAGCAGCTCGTCGCGGATGCGATCCGCCGTGCGCTCGACCTGCTCGCGGTCGCTCAGGCCCTTGGTGATGTGCGTCTTGTCCCCGGCGTTCATTGCAGACTCTCCCGTGCCAGGTCGAAGTCCGCCTTGAGACGCTCCTGGGTGTGAGGCAGCGGCTTCTTGGGCAGCCGCTTCACCCCGAACCAGCCCAGCCCGCCCGCGATGAGCAGGACGGCCACCCCCACCAGCAGCACCCCGAGCCACGAGCTCAGCGGCAGCGCCAGACCGATGGCCACGAAGAGGGCCGCCAGGCCACACAGGGCCAGCGTGAAGCCCACGCCCAGCAAGATGCCGCTGGTGCGCGCGGCCTTCACCTCGTCGCGCAGCTCCTTCTTGGCGTGCAGCAGCTCCGCTTTGACGAGCAGCTTCGTCTCGGCGAGGGCATGCCGGACCAGCTCGGCGGTACTCAGGGTCTCCAGTTGGCTTCGCTCCAGCCGCTCCGATTCGAGTTCCACGTCTCCGCCTCCGGACTCCAGAGGCCCGGGCGTGCGCCTCGCACGCACCCGCTGCCCCTGCTCTGGCTGAAGGTGGGCAGGGGTCTTCCTGCGGTGAAGTTCCTCCGTGGATGCGAACCCCTGTCCGCCTGCCTGCCCTCCGGCTAGCAGGGGAAATCCCCCGGCTTTCGTCCAGGAAGCAGCGCGTCAGGGCGGAGGCGGCGTGGCCGAGACGGGAGGAGCCACCTCCGCCAGGGCAGCCTCGAGGGACTCTCCGCCTCGAACCACCCGCGCCAGCCGGCCCGAGGCGTCGTAGAGCAGCACCGTGGGGAGGGCAAGCTGGCCGCCAGGAGAGAGCGGATCCGCCACCTCGGGCATCAGCGCCGCCACCGGGTAGCCGATGCCCATCTTCGTGGCCTCGGCCTGGGCCTGCTCAGGCGGGTGGGCCGCCAAGCCGCGCACCTGCCACCGGCCTTCTTGCGCCAGCTTGCTCAGGACGGGCACCTCCTTGAGGCAGGGCTTGCACCACGAGGCGAACAGCTGCACCGCAGTGGGCCGGCCATCCTTCGTGCCGCCCGCCTGCTCCAGGCTCAGGGGCAGCTTGGGCACGGGCGCGCGAGGCGGGCGGGCCGCGAACGCGGTGGAGTCCTTGGCTCCGCCCTCCGTGAGTGCCCACCGGCGGCCTGCCTGAAGCGCCCCGAAGGACTCGGTCACGCCCGGCCGCCACGTCACCTCGACTTCGGCCTGCGTCTCCGTCCCGAGCCCCACGTGGATGGTGGGGTCCACCGAGCTCACATACCCGCGCGTCAGCAGCACGGGGAACGCCCGGAGGCCCGCGGCCGTCTTCACCTTCACCGTGGCCGTGCTCGCCTCGGGGTCTCCCTTCGTGGCGCGCAGCCGCAGCTCCATGGAGTTACCGGGGACGCCCTCATTCACGAAGAGCTGCAAGCGCGGCTTGGCGCGGTTGAGCATGAGCAGCTCCTGGTGCCCATCCCCATCGAGGTCCTGCGCCACCAGGGCCCGGCCATCCGCGCGGGACTCGAAGCCGTCCGAGAAGGCGCACTCCTCGAAGGTGCCATCCTCCCGCTGCAGCCAGAGCTTCTTGGGCTCCCAGCCGGAGAAGGACTGCTCGAAGCCCGTCTGCCCCACCTTCTTCAGTGGCGAGGGCCCCACGGACTGCACCGACGCGTACGGAGCCGTCGCGACCGCCGGGTTATTGCGGCCGATGGACTTCTTTTCGAGTGCGAGCGCCAGGACCTGGCGCCAGTAGACACTTCAAAGGTCTTTTCGATTGGGCGCGCTGTAGAAGCCATTCGCGACGGCGAGGTCCAACCTCCCATCGTCGTCCGCGTCGAGGAAGATGGCGCCAAAGGCCCACAAGCCCCGGTTGACGCCTCGGGCGCGGGCCACCTCGTCGAAGCCGCCGTCCGCACGCGCCAGGTAGAGCGTGTTGCCGGCGGCGAACTTGTCCAGCCGGGCCTTCAGCTTGGGGTCCACCTGGGTGGCGGCCAGCACGCGGGTGCCCGCCTTGGAGAACATGTTGGCGACATAGAGGTCCAACCGGCCATCGCCGTTCACGTCGCCCACGTCGGCGCTCATACCGTTGCCGGGGTCCCTCAGACCGTGCGCGTCCGTCACGTCCCGAGGTGTTCCACCCTCCTCGAAGCGCCACAGGTCGTTGTCGCCAAAGTCGTTGGCCACGTAGATCTGCGGCCGGCCCTCTCCAAGCAGATCCCCCGCGACGGCCGCGAGTCCCCAGCGCCGGTGCAGCTCGGCCTTGGGCGGCGACACTTCTTGGAAGGTGAAGTCTCCCATGCCCCGGAAGAAGCGAGCCGGACGCCCATCCCGCGCATCGAGGAAGTTGTCCGGGCCGAACTTCATCGGGTAGTGCAGGAGCACCAGGTCGAGCTTGCCGTCCCCATCGAAGTCCGTGACGAGCGAGGCGTGCGAGTTGGCAGGCGGGAGCTTCGTGGGAATCGCGGTGAAGGTCCCCGCGTCGTTGCGGAGCACCACGGGCACCGAGTCCGCGTTCCACGCCGTCTGGGTGGTGGCGATGACGTCCGGGTCGCCATCCGCGTCGAAGTCCCCCGCGGCCAGCGAGGAGAACCAGGCGCCCTTGGGCGGCGCCACGCTCAAGCGCGTGCGCTCGTAGTGGAGCGGCTCCTTGCCACGGAACAGGTAGAGGGCGCGAGGGTCCGCGAACAGGACCTCCTGGATGCCATCTCCATTGAAGTCGCGCACCGCGAGGGCGCCGCTGTTCATCGCCGCCTGCATGCCCGCGGCCTCACCGTCGGCCTCGGCCGGGACCACCAGCCCCGCGCTCTCCGCGCGCTCGACGAAGCGAGGCTCGGGCCGGATGGACTCGGTCCTCCAGGCGGGCTCGACCTTCTCCAGCCTCCAGGCATCCGCGCGGGGACGGCTCAGGGTGGCGGCCGCCTCGCCTCGGATGGACTGGCGCGCACCCTCCCGGTTCACCCCATCCAGCTCGAAGAGGAGACGGATGGTGGCGCTCTGAGCGGTGGGCTCGAAGGCGAGCGCACGCACGCTGCACCCGGAGATCCACACGAACGTCTCGGTGGGGAGCTGCACGCCGGGCGCGGCCACCTCCTCCGAGAAAGAGAAGCGGCCCTGCTTGATGGGGGTGCACAGCCGGGTGTCGAAGAACGACTCCAGTGAGTCCTGCAGCGCCTCGCGTGTGTCCAGCTGGTGGATCACCTTGTACGAGCCCCGCTCCGAAGCACCGGAAGCAGGCGACACGGTGAGACTCAACAGGGCTACCAGTCCGAAGGACTTCATCTAAGAGTGAACCCTAGCACACTTCCGCTCTATCCTTGGATCCATGAGCGACCCCAGGCGTCTTCTGCCCGTATGGCTGGTTGCGGGACTGCTGGCCGTTGGAGTGCTGCCGCGTCCCGCCGATGCACAAGGAGCACGAAGCAAGTTCGAGCGTCACCTCACCGCGGCAGCCCGGCTCTACGAAGCCCTGGAGTACGAGCGCGCCCTCACGCAGATCGAGCTCGCGCGCAAGCAGCCGCACAGCTCGGATCAAGAGGTGGAGCTGTCCCTCTACGAGGGCATCATCCTCGCCGAGTCCGGCAAGCAGGAGTCCAGCACCGCCGCGTTCAAGTCGGCGCTCCTCGTGCAGCCGGACGCGAAGCTGCCCGTGAAGGTCTCTCCGAAGGTGAACACCTTCTTCGAGTCCGTCCGCGAACAGGTGAAGCGCGAGCTGGCCGCCTTGGCTCCCAAGGAGCCGCCCAAGGCCGAGCCGCCGCCACCGCAACCCGTGGCCGCGCCCCCTGCAGCCGTGGCCACCCAGAGCCCCGTGCTGAAGGGTCTGCGCAGCGCCGCGCCCGTCACCGCCATCGCTGGGGGCACCCTGTTCGTGGCGGGTGGAATCACCTACGCGCTCTCTCGGAGCGAGCTGGGGCGCCTGCGCGACAATGACGCGGCCCTCGACAGCCAGGAGGCCGTGGACAAGACGGTGTCGAAGGGCCGCACCTTGCAGACGGTGGGCGTGGGGCTCGCGGTCGCAGGCACCGCGGGGCTGCTCGCCGCGGCGGGAGGCTTCCTGCTGGGCTCGCCAGAAGCGCCCGTGGCGGTGGGGCTGGGGACGGACGGGACATCCGCATTCGTGTTCGGGAGGTGGCCATGAGCGCCGTGAATCAGCGTAGGAGCATTCAAGCCGTGCGGTTCGCGGCAGGGCTCCTGCTCGCCAGTGTCCTCGGGTGCGCGGACTTCGATGCGGAGGGCAAGGCCTACTGCGAGCGCAACCCCGCCAACTGCAACCCGGACAAGACGCCTCCCACCTTCACCGGGAGCGAGCAGTCCGCCGCCCGCGTCCTCGGGCCGCAAACGGTGACCTTGAGCGTCACGGCGCAGGATGCGGAGACCCAGCAGCTCCACTTCACGTGGACGGCCAGCGCGGGCACGCTCGGGGAGCCGGCCCATACGAACACGGCGAGCCAGATCACCTGGACCTCTCCCCCCTGTCTGCCTTCCGGCAACTCCGTGACCCTCTCCGTGACCGTGACGGATGACGGCGGCTTCACGGCCCAGAAGGACTTCACCCTCTCCATCAACCCCTGCCCCACCCCCACCGTGTCCGCAGGCGACAGCCACTCGCTGGCCCTGCGCGCCGATGGCACGCTCCTGGCCTGGGGATCCAACGACTCTGGCCGGCTGGGGCTGGGCTCGCCCATCGCCCTCTCCGCCACCCCGACGAAGGTCCCCGGGCTGAACGCGCTCACGGCCGTGTCAGCGGGCGACCTCTTCTCGCTGGCCCTGCGTGCCGATGGCACCGTCTGGGCCTGGGGCTACAACTTCAGCGGTATCCTTGGCGTGGGGGCCACCTCCGACTTCGTCGCGACCCCGACGATGGTGCCCAACCTGACGGACGTGAAGGCAGTGGACGCAGGCGCGACCCACTCTCTGGCCCTGGCCAGCGACGGCACCGTCTGGGCCTGGGGCTTCAACGATTACGGCCAGCTCGGGGACGGCACCACCACCCTCCGCAGTGCTCCGGTCAAGGTGAACAACCTGACGGGGGTCATCGCTGTCAAGGCCGGTGGCTACCACTCGCTGGCCCTGCGGGACGACGGCACCGTCTGGGCCTGGGGTGCCAACTACTATGGCCAGCTTGGAGATGGGACGACCGTGAGCCAGTCCGCGCCGGTGCAGGTGGCGAGCCTCTCCGGCGTGACCCAGTTGGTAGCGGGCACCGATTACGCGCTGGCCCTGCGCGACAGTGACAAGACCGTCTGGGCCTGGGGCGCCAACTACTCCGGCCAGCTCGGGGATGGGACGACCACTGAGCGCTCCCAGCCCGTCTCCCTGTCCTCCCTGGGCAGCGTCACCGCGCTCTCGGCGGGAAGCGACTTCGCGCTGGCCCTGCGCGACGATGGCACGGTCTTGTCGTGGGGAGGCAACTACTCCGGCCAGCTCGGAGATGGGACGACCACCCAGCGCAGCCAGCCCGCCCCTGTCAATGGACTGTCCCCCGTGGCAGCCATCGCCGCGGGCGGCAGCTTCTCCCTGGCGCTCCACAAGGATGGAACGCTGTCATCTTGGGGAGTGACGACGGTGGGCCAGTTGGGAGACGGCGTCTCCAGCCTGCGCGTCTCCGCCGTGCAGTCCGCCGTGCCGCCCGGCACCACCATCACCACCGTCAGCGCGGGGGGCTACCACTCGCTGGCCACGGACAACGGCGGCGGCGTCTGGAGCTGGGGCTACAACCGGTACGGGCAGCTCGGAAACGGGACGACGGCCCAGAGCACCGTGCCCACCCGGGTGAACAGCCTGTCCAGCGTGCTGGCCGTGGCCGGAGGGGCGTACCACTCCCTGGCGATGCGCAATACGGGCGACGTGCGCGCCTGGGGACGGAACGCCTTGGGCCAGCTCGGCAACGGCACGACCGCCGATAGCACCACGCCCGTCGCGGTGACGGGGCTGATCGGAGCCATGACGGCCATCGCCTGCGGCGACAACCACTCGCTGGCTTTGCGAGACAGTGACAAGACCGTCTGGGCCTGGGGCTACAACGTCTACGGCCAGCTCGGAGACACCACCACCGCGAACCGCACCGCGGCCGTGCAGGTGTCCGGACTGACGGGCATCACCGCCATCGCGGCGGGCAGCGCGCACTCCGTGGCGCGGAGGAGTGATGGCACCGTCTGGGCCTGGGGCTACAACATCTACGGCCAGCTCGGAAACACCACCACCGCGAACAGCAGCTCGCCGGTGCAGGTGTCCGGGTTGACCAATGTCACCGCCATCTCCTGCGGGACCTACCACTGCCTGGCGCGCCACGGGAGCGGCACGGTCTCGGCCTGGGGCTACAACGCCTACGGCCAGCTCGGGAACGGGTCGACCGTCAACCGCCTCTCCCCCATCCCAGTGACGGGGCTGACCGGCATCGTCGCCATCGCCACCGGCCGGTACAGTTCCCTGGCCATTGGCAGTGAAGGCACCATCTGGGTCTGGGGGGATAACAGCTCCGGGCAGCTCGGGGATGGGACACTCACCAACCGCCTTGCTCCCGTACAACTGACGGGCCTCTCCAACTTCACGTCCCTCTCGGGAGGCGCCAACCACATCCTGGCCCTGCGCGGCGACAACACCGTCTGGTCCTGGGGCTCCAGCCAGTACGGGCAGCTCGGGGACAACTCGCCCACCTCGCGCCTCACGCCCGTGAAGACCACGCTTCCCCCTCCTTGAGGCAGAGGCCGCGCGGGCTCAGCGCTTGCGGTGCAGCGCGAGCGCCGTGGCCAGCGTCTCGCGCACCTGCCGCGCCTGGAAGAGGCGGTCCGCCGTGTCCACCAGGTTGTCCAAGTAGAGCACCTGCTTGCGCAGCCGCGCGGGCAGGGCTCGCGTGCCCAGGTGTGCGCCCAGCAGCGCGCCCGTCACCGCCGCCGCCACGTCCACCTCGCCGCCACAGCGGAGCACCAGCGCCACGGCCTCACGGAAGTCGTGCGGCACCTTCAGCGCCGCGTACAGCGACGTGAGCAGCACCGGCACCACGTGCGCGGGCAGCCCATCCACGCCCTGCAGCTCGGAGCGGGGCACGCCGATCTTCCGCAGCGCCGTCAGCGCCCGCGCTGTGTCCCACGTGAGCAGCCGAGGCAGGTGCCGCAGCTCCTCCGCCAGGTCCGTGTCGTGCACGGCCGCCGCCAGCGCCAGCTTCTCGCAGAAGGCCGCCGCCGTGAGCGCCTCCTCCTCCATGCCCAGCGCCACGGCCTGGGCGAAGGCCGCCGCCGCCGCCGAGCACGTGGGGTCCTTGTGCGTGACGATGGTGAGCACGCCCGCGTCATGGGGCAGGCGCTTGTGGCCCGCCTTCTCGAAGAGGCCCACCACCATGGCGCGGCTGAGCACCGAGGGGCACTTCACCCCGAGCGGCGCGCCCGCACTCATCCACGGTGCGCCTCCGGCCAGCCGCTGGAGCGACTCAGCGAGTCCGCGGGGCGGCTGGAGGATGACGCCCTCCTGCCAGAGCCAGGCGAAGTGGGCGGCGGCGCTGCGCCCGTCCACCTTGCCCTCGCGGATGATGCTCTCGCTGGCGGCCATCATCAGCTGGGTGTCGTCCGAGAACTGTCCCTTGGCGAACTTGCCGCGCGGGCGCGGGGCGAAGTCATCCGCCAGGTGGGTGAGCCGCGTGAGGCTGGCCGGAGGGATGCCCCGGAGCGGGAAGCCGAGGGCATCCCCGATGGCAAGGCCCAGGAATGCCGCATGGAACCTGTCCTGGCGCTCAGCGGGAGTCAGCGGCATCGGAGGGGCGCAGATTAACCGAGCGTCCCGCCAGCACCAGAGGAGAAATCTGCGGGCCTAGTCCCGGCCCAGGTTCACCACCGCTTGCAAGCGCGCGACCACGGCCTCCGCCCCCTGGTGCAGGTGGGTCCCATCCCACAGGGCGGGCGTCGTCGTTCCCCCCAGGCGGTGGAAGTCCGCCTCCACCTCCGGGTAGGTGAGGTTGCGGAAGCGCACCCGGTCCTCGAGTGCATGGTCCACGACATAGCGCCGGGCCGCGGCGGAGGGCGGATCCGCAATGCGGTGGAAGAGTTCCAGCAAAGGCGAGTCCATGTTGAGTGAGTTCACCCTTCGCGCGCCGAGGGGGTGGGGAAGAAGAGGGTGAGCAGATCCGGGCGCGAGCGCTTCGTGAGATCCGCCAGCGTGTACTTGTCCAGCACCCCGAGGAACGCCTCGCGGGCCTCGAAGAGCACGCCCTTGAGGCCGCACGCGGGCGAGATGGGGCATGTGTTGTGCTCCCGGTCGAAGCACTCGGCCAGGTGGAAGTCCGGCTCGGTGGCCCGGAACACCTTGCCCAGGGAAATCTCCGAGGGCGCCCGCGCCAGCATCACGCCCCCCGAGCGCCCGGGGCGCACCTCCACGAAGCCGTGCTTCCCCAGCGCTTGCATCACCCGCACCAGGTGGTTCTTGGAGATGCCGTACGCCTCGCTCACCTCTTGGGTGGAGACGAGGCGATCCGGGCGTGCGGCCAGGTACAGCAGGACGCGCAGCGAGTAGTCAGCGTGAAGCGTCAGATGCACGAGCCGTCGCCCCCAAGCCCTCGGGAGGGCGGGCACTCGGCAGGAAGGCATCCGCGTGAATGGCCTTCAGGGAGAGTCCCGCCAGGAAGAGCTTCTTCCGAAGGGATATCACCCGCTCCGGGTTCCCGCAGAGGAATGCGCGCCACCCCGCGGGCTTGGGGCACTCGGCGCGGATGAGGGTGTCCAGCTCTCCCACGGCGATTCCCTCGCCCAGACGGCCTTCGAGGACGCTGGGGCGGTAGTGCAGGTTCGGGTGGCGCGCGGCCAGCTCGCGCAGCGCCTCGATAAGGTAGAGCCCGCTCCGCTCCCGGGCGCCGTGGAAGAGCCAGATGGGACCGGTGTGGCCTTCGGCGAGCGCGTCCCGCACCACGCCGTACAGCGGCGCGAGCCCCGTGCCCGTGCCCGCGAGCAGCAGCGGCTGCTCGGGCTGGCCCGGGACATAGAAGCACTCGCCCACGGGGCCTTGAATGCGCACCGTGTCCCCTGGCCGGGCCTGTGTGCCGAGCCAGCCACTCATCGCCCCGCCCGGCAACAGGCGCACGTGCAGCTCCAGCGCCTCTTCCCCCGGCAGGCTCGCCAGCGAGTAGCTGCGCGCCAGGCCATCCCCGCGCAGCAGCGTGAGGTACTGCCCGGCTCGGTAGTCGAACGGAGCCTCCGGACGGAGGCGAACGCGCAGCACCTCCTCGCTCAGGAGCTCCAGCGACTCGAGCCGCGCGGGCACCTGCAGTTCCTCGGCGCCCCCGGAGAGCTCCAACTCCGAGCCCGGCTCGGGCCGGCAGGAGCACGCGAGGAAGTAGTTGCGCGCCTTGAGCGTCTCCTTGAGCCCCACCTGGGCCTGCGCTGGCACCGCGCCGCTCACCGCGCGCACGAGGCAGGACTGGCACACTCCCGCCTTGCACGCATGAGGCACGGAGACGCCCTGGCGCAACAGCCCCTCCAGGACGGACTCTTGAGGCTCCAGCGGGTACCACTGCGCCGCGTATCGGATCCGGGACATGGCCGCTCCTCCCGTTACCGGTTCAGCACATCCGCCCGCATGCTCTCGGCCGCCTTCAGCACTTGCTCGATGAGCAGCCGGGCCACACCCAGTTCCTCCAGCGTGCCGCCCAGGTGCTCCGCCACCGCGTCGAAGTGCGCGTCATTCAGCCCGCGCTTCACCAGATGCGCGTGGCCCTTGCGCATGTCCATGCCCGTGTAGTTGTGGGGCCCGCCACACACCATGGTGAGGAACGCCTGCTGCTTGGCCGCCTGGCGC is a genomic window of Hyalangium minutum containing:
- a CDS encoding ADP-ribosylglycohydrolase family protein yields the protein MPLTPAERQDRFHAAFLGLAIGDALGFPLRGIPPASLTRLTHLADDFAPRPRGKFAKGQFSDDTQLMMAASESIIREGKVDGRSAAAHFAWLWQEGVILQPPRGLAESLQRLAGGAPWMSAGAPLGVKCPSVLSRAMVVGLFEKAGHKRLPHDAGVLTIVTHKDPTCSAAAAAFAQAVALGMEEEALTAAAFCEKLALAAAVHDTDLAEELRHLPRLLTWDTARALTALRKIGVPRSELQGVDGLPAHVVPVLLTSLYAALKVPHDFREAVALVLRCGGEVDVAAAVTGALLGAHLGTRALPARLRKQVLYLDNLVDTADRLFQARQVRETLATALALHRKR
- a CDS encoding RrF2 family transcriptional regulator; the encoded protein is MHLTLHADYSLRVLLYLAARPDRLVSTQEVSEAYGISKNHLVRVMQALGKHGFVEVRPGRSGGVMLARAPSEISLGKVFRATEPDFHLAECFDREHNTCPISPACGLKGVLFEAREAFLGVLDKYTLADLTKRSRPDLLTLFFPTPSAREG
- a CDS encoding RCC1-like domain-containing protein; protein product: MSAVNQRRSIQAVRFAAGLLLASVLGCADFDAEGKAYCERNPANCNPDKTPPTFTGSEQSAARVLGPQTVTLSVTAQDAETQQLHFTWTASAGTLGEPAHTNTASQITWTSPPCLPSGNSVTLSVTVTDDGGFTAQKDFTLSINPCPTPTVSAGDSHSLALRADGTLLAWGSNDSGRLGLGSPIALSATPTKVPGLNALTAVSAGDLFSLALRADGTVWAWGYNFSGILGVGATSDFVATPTMVPNLTDVKAVDAGATHSLALASDGTVWAWGFNDYGQLGDGTTTLRSAPVKVNNLTGVIAVKAGGYHSLALRDDGTVWAWGANYYGQLGDGTTVSQSAPVQVASLSGVTQLVAGTDYALALRDSDKTVWAWGANYSGQLGDGTTTERSQPVSLSSLGSVTALSAGSDFALALRDDGTVLSWGGNYSGQLGDGTTTQRSQPAPVNGLSPVAAIAAGGSFSLALHKDGTLSSWGVTTVGQLGDGVSSLRVSAVQSAVPPGTTITTVSAGGYHSLATDNGGGVWSWGYNRYGQLGNGTTAQSTVPTRVNSLSSVLAVAGGAYHSLAMRNTGDVRAWGRNALGQLGNGTTADSTTPVAVTGLIGAMTAIACGDNHSLALRDSDKTVWAWGYNVYGQLGDTTTANRTAAVQVSGLTGITAIAAGSAHSVARRSDGTVWAWGYNIYGQLGNTTTANSSSPVQVSGLTNVTAISCGTYHCLARHGSGTVSAWGYNAYGQLGNGSTVNRLSPIPVTGLTGIVAIATGRYSSLAIGSEGTIWVWGDNSSGQLGDGTLTNRLAPVQLTGLSNFTSLSGGANHILALRGDNTVWSWGSSQYGQLGDNSPTSRLTPVKTTLPPP
- a CDS encoding 2Fe-2S iron-sulfur cluster-binding protein, with protein sequence MSRIRYAAQWYPLEPQESVLEGLLRQGVSVPHACKAGVCQSCLVRAVSGAVPAQAQVGLKETLKARNYFLACSCRPEPGSELELSGGAEELQVPARLESLELLSEEVLRVRLRPEAPFDYRAGQYLTLLRGDGLARSYSLASLPGEEALELHVRLLPGGAMSGWLGTQARPGDTVRIQGPVGECFYVPGQPEQPLLLAGTGTGLAPLYGVVRDALAEGHTGPIWLFHGARERSGLYLIEALRELAARHPNLHYRPSVLEGRLGEGIAVGELDTLIRAECPKPAGWRAFLCGNPERVISLRKKLFLAGLSLKAIHADAFLPSARPPEGLGATARASDASR
- a CDS encoding group I truncated hemoglobin, with the protein product MERAFEQRGGVQAVQPVGGEQKGSLFEQIGGPKAMEAAVELFYRRVLMDERISPFFEGVDMERQAAKQQAFLTMVCGGPHNYTGMDMRKGHAHLVKRGLNDAHFDAVAEHLGGTLEELGVARLLIEQVLKAAESMRADVLNR